The proteins below come from a single Caenibius sp. WL genomic window:
- a CDS encoding cysteine desulfurase family protein: protein MIYCDYQATTPLAPEAREEMLRWLDGPDGAGFGNPHSPHRLGRMAAAAVDLARERVATLCPPGGRVIFTGSATEAINLALRGSASRGDTRPVAVSAIEHAAVRDTAADLGCPVTHLPVDREGLVAPEPELPRDVRLVAVMQVNNEIGTIQPVERIAARARAAGALFLCDAVQGAGKIAPPAGADMIALSAHKLYGPKGIGALWVRDGIELAPLITGGGQEQGLRSGTLSPALCAGFGVAAMIAKEREKADANHVESLWKKVGELFSGWTLNGSATARWHGNCNLRRDGLDAARLMADVRTVAFSAGSACASGSGRPSHVLRAIGLDDRQAKSSIRLGFGRYSTLAEVEEAAERIVAAAQMQE, encoded by the coding sequence GCGACCACCCCGCTCGCCCCCGAAGCGCGCGAGGAGATGCTGCGCTGGCTCGATGGGCCGGATGGCGCTGGATTCGGCAATCCGCACAGCCCTCACCGGCTGGGACGCATGGCGGCGGCGGCGGTGGATCTGGCGCGTGAGCGGGTGGCCACGCTGTGCCCCCCCGGCGGCCGGGTGATTTTCACCGGCTCCGCCACCGAAGCGATCAATCTCGCTCTGCGCGGCAGCGCCTCCCGTGGCGATACGCGGCCGGTCGCGGTTTCGGCCATCGAACATGCCGCCGTGCGCGACACTGCGGCCGATCTCGGTTGTCCGGTGACGCATCTGCCTGTCGACAGGGAAGGGCTGGTGGCGCCGGAGCCCGAATTGCCGCGCGATGTGCGGCTGGTGGCGGTGATGCAGGTCAACAACGAAATCGGCACGATCCAGCCGGTGGAGCGGATTGCCGCGCGGGCCCGTGCGGCAGGGGCGCTGTTCCTGTGCGATGCGGTGCAGGGCGCGGGCAAGATCGCGCCGCCTGCCGGGGCGGATATGATCGCGCTTTCCGCGCACAAGCTTTACGGGCCGAAAGGGATCGGCGCGCTATGGGTGCGCGACGGGATCGAACTGGCCCCGCTGATCACCGGCGGCGGGCAGGAGCAGGGCCTGCGGTCCGGCACGCTCAGCCCGGCGCTCTGCGCGGGCTTTGGCGTGGCGGCGATGATCGCGAAAGAGCGGGAAAAAGCTGATGCCAACCATGTGGAGAGCCTGTGGAAAAAGGTGGGAGAACTTTTTTCCGGCTGGACGCTGAACGGCAGCGCCACGGCACGCTGGCATGGCAATTGCAATCTGCGGCGCGATGGGCTGGATGCCGCCCGGCTGATGGCGGATGTGCGCACAGTGGCCTTTTCCGCCGGGTCCGCCTGCGCCAGCGGGTCGGGGCGGCCCAGCCATGTGCTGCGCGCCATCGGGCTGGACGACCGGCAGGCGAAAAGTTCCATCCGGCTGGGTTTCGGGCGCTATTCCACCCTTGCAGAAGTGGAGGAAGCAGCCGAAAGGATCGTTGCGGCCGCACAAATGCAGGAATGA
- a CDS encoding 2Fe-2S iron-sulfur cluster-binding protein gives MIQVNFITASGDKVTAEAEEGFSLLEVGQAAGMPLEGTCEGQMACSTCHVIVDPEWFARLPEAGEEEEDMLDLAAGVQRTSRLSCQIALTGDLDGLEVRIPAESHDLQGV, from the coding sequence ATGATCCAGGTCAATTTCATCACCGCTTCGGGTGACAAGGTCACGGCGGAGGCGGAGGAAGGCTTCTCCCTGCTGGAAGTGGGGCAGGCCGCGGGCATGCCGCTGGAAGGAACCTGCGAGGGGCAGATGGCCTGTTCCACCTGCCATGTCATCGTCGATCCGGAATGGTTCGCGCGCCTGCCCGAAGCGGGTGAGGAGGAGGAGGATATGCTCGACCTTGCTGCCGGGGTTCAGCGCACCAGCCGCCTGTCCTGCCAGATTGCGCTGACGGGTGATCTCGACGGGCTGGAAGTGCGCATCCCCGCCGAAAGCCACGATCTGCAGGGCGTCTGA
- a CDS encoding DUF4349 domain-containing protein — protein sequence MRNFLIPLAVLSLSLGGCSASHEPGTAEMSAQEAAPAAPAKDSADAAQAEPLTVDDAAKATQAGEQAPRAPQIAYTYTYGFRIAGEAIAPLQRRHTDLCERKGPHVCRIIAMSNSGGEGDYGSGTLELDVAADKARAFTGELERVAKDADGKPVSAAIAGEDLSKQIVDTQARLRARILLRDRLMEILQTRKGSVAELVEAERGVAQVNEEIDQAQSWLAEMRGRVDFSRVTVNYSSAAPGAGGFMSPIRSALGSLGAILGAVIAGLIVVLTALIPIAALLVAILWAVRRIRRFRAASASAITVGEMTDAQAGPDNP from the coding sequence ATGCGCAATTTCCTGATTCCACTGGCCGTTTTATCACTCTCGCTGGGGGGATGCAGCGCCTCGCACGAACCTGGCACGGCGGAGATGAGCGCGCAGGAAGCCGCGCCCGCCGCCCCGGCCAAGGACAGCGCGGACGCGGCCCAGGCCGAACCGCTCACCGTGGACGATGCCGCCAAGGCGACACAAGCGGGCGAACAGGCCCCGCGCGCGCCGCAGATCGCCTATACCTACACCTACGGGTTCCGCATCGCGGGTGAGGCCATCGCCCCGCTGCAACGGCGCCACACCGACTTGTGCGAACGCAAGGGGCCGCACGTCTGCCGGATTATCGCGATGAGCAATTCCGGCGGTGAAGGCGATTACGGCAGCGGCACACTGGAACTGGATGTGGCGGCCGACAAGGCCCGCGCTTTCACCGGGGAACTGGAAAGGGTCGCCAAAGATGCCGACGGCAAACCCGTTTCCGCCGCGATTGCCGGGGAAGACCTGTCGAAACAGATCGTCGACACGCAGGCCCGCCTGCGCGCGCGCATCCTGTTGCGTGACCGGCTGATGGAAATCCTCCAGACCCGCAAGGGCAGCGTGGCCGAACTGGTGGAGGCCGAACGCGGCGTGGCCCAGGTGAACGAGGAAATCGATCAGGCGCAAAGCTGGCTGGCCGAAATGCGCGGGCGGGTGGATTTCAGCCGCGTGACCGTGAACTACAGCTCCGCCGCCCCCGGCGCGGGCGGTTTCATGAGCCCGATCCGCAGCGCGCTCGGATCGCTCGGAGCCATTCTGGGCGCTGTGATTGCCGGGCTGATCGTGGTGCTGACGGCGCTGATCCCGATTGCCGCCTTGCTGGTGGCGATCCTGTGGGCTGTGCGCCGGATTCGCCGGTTCCGGGCCGCAAGCGCTTCGGCCATCACCGTGGGGGAGATGACGGACGCACAAGCCGGGCCGGACAACCCTTGA
- the parC gene encoding DNA topoisomerase IV subunit A, with protein MDTTTTDDSSDPFDAIVDAPFDSALSERYLVYALSTITARSLPDLRDGLKPVHRRLLWAMRQLKLDPGQAFKKSARVVGDVIGKYHPHGDTSVYDAMVRLAQNFALRYPLVEGQGNFGNIDGDNAAAYRYTEARLTPTAIRLMAGLDEGTVDFIPTYNGEEEEPDIFPGLFPNLLANGASGIAVGMATNIPSHNVAEIVDAALELIDNPHVEHGQLMQVFQGPDFPTGGVIVDSPEVISAAYETGRGSFRVRGRFHAAEAKEEADQLAGIERLGGGQYQLIISEIPYMVQKGKLIEQIAQLIADRKLPILEDIRDESDEHIRIVIVPKSRNVDPELLKESLYKLTDLETRFGLNLNVLDATRTPMVMGLKELLTNWIASQIDILQRRARHRLYKIASRLELVEGYIVAFLNLDRIIEIIRTEDEPKAVMMAEFNLTDRQAEAILNMRLRSLRKLEEMELRQERDDLLAERDELEKLLDSPARQRTRLKRDLAQLRKEYGADTLLGRRRTTIAEAAPTVEFSMDAMIEKEPVTVILSQRGWVRAARGHVALDSDFKFKEGDGPAFALHAQTTDKLLVAADNGRFYTIGADKLPGARGFGEPIRTIVDIDADAQIVSVLVHRPKGQVLLASTAGKGFAAEMDELLAETRKGRQVVNVKGDVKLAIVREIAPEHDHVAVVGDNRKLVIFALEELPLMARGQGVTLQRYRDGGLSDATTLKLEEGLSWTMGGETGRTRTERDVMLWKVARGAAGRLPPQGFPRDNRF; from the coding sequence ATGGATACCACCACCACTGACGATTCCTCCGATCCGTTCGACGCGATTGTGGATGCCCCGTTCGATTCCGCCCTGTCGGAGCGGTATCTGGTCTATGCCCTGTCGACGATCACCGCGCGTTCGCTGCCCGATCTGCGCGACGGGTTGAAACCCGTCCATCGCCGGCTGCTGTGGGCGATGCGGCAGTTGAAGCTCGATCCGGGGCAGGCGTTCAAGAAATCGGCGCGCGTGGTCGGCGATGTGATCGGCAAGTATCACCCGCATGGCGATACCAGCGTCTATGACGCGATGGTTCGCCTGGCGCAGAATTTCGCGCTGCGCTATCCGCTGGTCGAAGGGCAGGGCAATTTCGGCAATATCGATGGCGATAACGCCGCCGCCTATCGCTATACCGAAGCGCGCCTGACCCCCACCGCCATCCGCCTGATGGCGGGGCTGGACGAAGGCACGGTCGATTTCATCCCGACTTACAACGGGGAAGAGGAAGAGCCCGATATCTTCCCGGGCCTGTTCCCCAATCTGCTGGCCAACGGGGCCAGCGGCATCGCCGTGGGCATGGCGACCAATATCCCCAGCCACAACGTGGCTGAAATCGTCGATGCGGCATTGGAACTGATCGACAATCCCCATGTCGAACACGGGCAATTGATGCAGGTGTTCCAGGGGCCGGATTTCCCCACCGGGGGTGTGATCGTCGACAGCCCTGAGGTGATTTCCGCCGCGTATGAAACCGGGCGCGGATCGTTTCGCGTGCGCGGACGGTTCCATGCGGCCGAAGCGAAGGAGGAAGCGGATCAACTGGCCGGGATCGAGCGGCTGGGCGGCGGGCAGTACCAGCTCATCATCTCCGAAATCCCCTACATGGTGCAGAAGGGCAAGCTGATCGAGCAGATCGCCCAGCTTATCGCCGACCGCAAGCTGCCGATCCTCGAAGATATCCGCGACGAGAGCGACGAGCATATCCGCATCGTGATCGTGCCGAAAAGCCGGAACGTCGATCCCGAACTGCTCAAGGAAAGCCTCTACAAGCTGACCGATCTGGAAACGCGCTTCGGCCTCAATCTCAATGTGCTCGACGCCACGCGCACGCCGATGGTCATGGGGCTCAAGGAACTGCTGACCAACTGGATCGCCAGCCAGATCGACATTCTCCAGCGCCGCGCTCGTCACCGGCTGTACAAGATCGCCTCGCGGCTGGAACTGGTCGAAGGCTATATCGTCGCGTTCCTCAATCTCGACCGGATTATCGAGATCATCCGCACCGAGGATGAGCCCAAGGCCGTGATGATGGCCGAATTCAACCTGACCGACCGGCAGGCCGAAGCGATCCTCAACATGCGGCTGCGCAGCTTGCGCAAGCTGGAGGAAATGGAACTGCGGCAGGAACGGGACGATCTGCTGGCCGAACGGGACGAACTGGAAAAGCTGCTCGACAGCCCGGCCCGCCAGCGGACCCGGTTGAAGCGCGATCTTGCCCAGTTGCGCAAGGAATACGGGGCGGACACGCTGCTCGGCCGGCGCCGGACGACGATTGCCGAAGCCGCGCCGACCGTCGAATTCAGCATGGATGCGATGATCGAGAAGGAACCGGTGACGGTGATCCTGTCCCAGCGTGGCTGGGTGCGGGCGGCGCGCGGGCATGTGGCGCTCGATTCCGATTTCAAGTTCAAGGAAGGCGATGGTCCGGCTTTCGCACTGCACGCGCAGACCACGGACAAGCTGCTGGTCGCGGCGGATAACGGCCGGTTCTACACCATCGGGGCCGACAAGCTGCCCGGTGCGCGCGGGTTCGGCGAACCGATCCGGACGATAGTGGATATCGATGCTGATGCGCAGATCGTCAGCGTGCTGGTCCACCGGCCCAAGGGGCAGGTTCTTCTCGCCAGCACGGCGGGCAAGGGCTTTGCGGCCGAAATGGACGAATTGCTGGCTGAAACCCGCAAGGGCCGCCAGGTCGTCAACGTCAAAGGCGATGTGAAGCTCGCGATCGTGCGCGAGATCGCCCCTGAGCACGATCATGTCGCCGTGGTCGGCGACAACCGCAAGCTGGTGATTTTCGCGCTGGAGGAACTGCCACTGATGGCGCGCGGGCAGGGGGTCACTCTGCAACGCTATCGCGATGGCGGGCTTAGCGACGCCACCACGCTCAAGCTCGAAGAGGGGCTGAGCTGGACGATGGGTGGCGAAACCGGGCGGACCCGGACGGAACGCGATGTCATGCTGTGGAAAGTTGCGCGCGGGGCTGCCGGGCGTCTGCCGCCCCAAGGCTTCCCGCGCGACAACAGGTTCTGA
- a CDS encoding CCA tRNA nucleotidyltransferase yields the protein MVDALPPAEWTARADLAGLVEALGPGNLRWVGGAVRDTLLGIPVKDIDGATPLPPQEVIARARKAGLRTVPTGIDHGTVTVLLPGGPVEVTTLRHDVSTDGRRATVRYAQDWADDAARRDFTINALYADPQSREIFDYHGGLADLAARTVRFIGDARERIREDHLRILRYFRFQARFGAALDPAAEQACAELAETLKGLSRERVAMELLNLLGLPDPAATVARMHSLGILPVILPETGPGEIATLERLIAAERMAGIAPDPMRRLAALLPATEGTAESVAARLRLSGKQRKRLACVAERNGSDGDDPRLLAYRVGMECAHDRLLIAGLPVGALDGWAIPQLPIKGGDVVAAGITAGPRVARMLRMVENRWIAEGFPDSARVAEILAECVSAEG from the coding sequence ATGGTTGACGCTCTGCCCCCCGCCGAATGGACCGCGCGCGCCGATCTGGCCGGGCTGGTCGAAGCGCTTGGCCCCGGCAATCTGCGCTGGGTCGGCGGCGCGGTGCGCGACACGCTGCTGGGCATTCCGGTCAAGGATATCGACGGAGCCACCCCCCTGCCGCCGCAGGAAGTGATCGCACGCGCCAGAAAGGCGGGCCTGCGCACCGTGCCCACCGGGATAGACCATGGCACGGTCACGGTGCTGCTGCCTGGCGGGCCGGTCGAAGTGACCACTCTGCGGCATGACGTTTCCACCGATGGGCGGCGGGCCACCGTGCGATATGCCCAGGATTGGGCCGACGATGCCGCCCGGCGCGATTTCACGATCAACGCGCTCTATGCCGATCCGCAGTCGCGGGAAATTTTCGATTATCACGGCGGCCTGGCCGATCTGGCCGCCCGCACCGTGCGTTTCATCGGCGATGCGCGCGAACGCATTCGCGAGGATCACCTGCGCATCCTGCGCTATTTCCGGTTCCAGGCGCGCTTCGGCGCGGCGCTCGATCCGGCGGCGGAGCAGGCCTGCGCCGAACTGGCCGAAACGTTGAAGGGGCTGAGCCGCGAACGCGTGGCGATGGAACTGCTCAATCTGCTCGGCCTGCCCGATCCGGCGGCCACGGTGGCGCGCATGCATAGCCTGGGCATTCTGCCGGTGATCCTGCCGGAAACGGGCCCCGGCGAAATCGCCACGCTGGAACGGCTGATCGCGGCGGAACGCATGGCCGGCATCGCCCCCGATCCGATGCGCCGCCTCGCCGCCCTGCTGCCCGCCACCGAAGGCACCGCCGAAAGCGTCGCGGCACGGCTGCGCCTTTCGGGCAAGCAGCGCAAACGGCTGGCCTGCGTCGCCGAACGGAACGGCAGCGACGGCGACGATCCCCGCCTGCTGGCCTATCGCGTGGGCATGGAATGCGCGCATGACCGGTTGCTGATCGCCGGTCTGCCGGTCGGCGCGCTCGATGGCTGGGCCATCCCGCAGTTGCCGATCAAGGGGGGCGACGTGGTGGCCGCCGGAATCACCGCCGGGCCGCGCGTCGCGCGTATGCTGCGAATGGTCGAAAACCGTTGGATTGCGGAGGGTTTCCCCGATTCCGCCCGCGTCGCCGAAATCCTCGCCGAATGCGTCAGCGCCGAAGGGTAG